From Echinicola jeungdonensis, the proteins below share one genomic window:
- a CDS encoding SusC/RagA family TonB-linked outer membrane protein, whose amino-acid sequence MEQYLQKKMAALVLCFLLVSLSAWAQSGKTINGMVVDQATQQPIPGATVLEKGTSNGTATDLDGNYTLELTTENAVLQVSFIGYTTQEIEVGNASEINVELSEDISQLDEVVVVGYGTQKRSDITGSVASVPKERLTNLPVTDVTQAIQGTTAGLNVSQTSSVPGSSANMQIRGVNSINANTSPFIVVDGVPFFGSINDLNPNDIESIEILKDASAVAIYGTRGANGVILITTKRGSATAGEPVIKYSGYTGFENMAHVLEPMGPDRYVQKYADFVSANDLPMTDVLPNASEVQNYNAGITTDWLDQADQQGRINEHNLSITGGTENVQYYVSGSRLKQKGVVRGYQFQRTSIRSNLDANITDFLRVGTSAFFSDNNSDGGRVNLLEATAMSPYSVPFDDQGNYITFPMAPEELFRNPLLGLTVDRVDRDKTLSGSGYAEITPSFIPGLKYRLNGTYVYNIDRTAQYTGRAANDQSGTANVSNTERSNWVLENIISYAKDIDKHHIDITGLYSAQEVTYFNNSAQSRGFINDALSYYNMSAGTTQSTDSEGNSYTLLSQMGRINYSYDSRYLLTVTGRRDGYSAFGADTDKYGFFPSMAIGWNIHNEEFMKNHPSVGELKLRLSHGQAGNQAIGVNQTASTAATVLQPFGGAALVGVIYNSLGNANLNWETTTSTNLALDFGVVNNRVRGTVEVYKTKTKDILLRRNLPTVTGYGSVLTNLGEMQNKGIEFTINTVNIENKDFSWETSLNFSTYKNEILELYGDGQDDVGNRWFIGEPLRVIYDYEKLGIWQEGEDASDTDPLANPGDIKFRDQNNDGQITDADRVIVGQVDPKWIGGLTNTFRYKNWNLSVFIQTSQGGMKNNNNLTYADEAGRRNLPAEFNYWTPENPSNYWPSLAAFRNYRGYGFAEDYSYVRIKDARLSYVVPAYMLEKYHIKGLTVYAAGRNLHTFTDWFGWDPENNYSPRGSGDWTNNYPLVRSISFGINLTL is encoded by the coding sequence ATGGAACAGTATTTACAAAAAAAGATGGCGGCTTTAGTGCTTTGCTTTCTTTTGGTCAGCTTGTCCGCTTGGGCACAGTCCGGCAAAACAATTAATGGAATGGTGGTGGACCAAGCCACCCAACAGCCCATCCCCGGGGCAACTGTCCTTGAGAAGGGGACTTCTAATGGTACCGCTACAGATCTGGATGGGAATTATACCCTGGAATTAACCACTGAAAATGCGGTTTTACAAGTATCTTTTATTGGATATACTACTCAGGAAATCGAAGTGGGCAATGCCTCTGAGATCAATGTAGAATTGAGTGAAGATATCAGCCAGCTTGATGAAGTAGTAGTAGTAGGTTATGGTACCCAAAAAAGATCAGATATCACGGGTTCAGTTGCTTCTGTCCCAAAAGAAAGGTTAACCAACCTTCCTGTAACCGATGTGACCCAGGCCATTCAGGGAACCACAGCCGGACTTAATGTCTCCCAGACTTCTTCTGTTCCTGGGAGTTCAGCTAATATGCAGATACGTGGGGTGAACTCCATCAATGCAAACACCAGCCCTTTTATTGTGGTAGACGGAGTTCCATTTTTTGGATCCATCAATGACTTGAATCCCAATGATATTGAATCTATCGAAATCCTTAAAGATGCTTCTGCTGTGGCCATATATGGTACCAGAGGTGCCAATGGGGTGATTCTTATTACTACCAAACGCGGTTCGGCAACTGCTGGTGAGCCCGTCATTAAATACAGTGGATATACTGGTTTTGAAAATATGGCCCATGTATTAGAACCAATGGGACCTGATAGGTATGTTCAAAAATATGCAGATTTCGTATCTGCCAATGACCTTCCAATGACCGATGTTCTTCCCAATGCTTCAGAGGTTCAAAATTACAATGCTGGAATAACTACGGATTGGTTGGATCAGGCTGATCAACAAGGACGCATTAACGAACATAACCTGAGCATTACCGGTGGAACAGAAAATGTTCAATATTATGTTTCAGGAAGCAGGTTAAAGCAAAAAGGTGTTGTAAGAGGTTATCAATTTCAAAGGACCAGCATCCGTTCCAACCTGGATGCCAATATTACAGACTTCTTAAGGGTGGGAACCTCTGCTTTCTTCTCCGATAATAATTCTGATGGTGGAAGGGTGAATTTATTGGAGGCTACTGCAATGAGTCCCTATTCCGTCCCTTTTGACGATCAAGGTAATTATATCACTTTTCCAATGGCTCCGGAGGAATTGTTCAGAAACCCACTTTTGGGATTAACAGTTGACAGGGTAGATAGAGATAAGACCTTATCAGGGAGTGGTTATGCAGAGATTACACCTAGCTTTATTCCTGGATTAAAATATAGGTTAAACGGAACTTACGTTTACAACATTGACAGGACTGCTCAATACACTGGTAGGGCAGCAAATGACCAAAGTGGTACGGCCAATGTATCTAATACTGAAAGATCTAACTGGGTATTGGAAAATATCATTAGCTATGCAAAGGACATTGACAAACATCATATCGATATTACTGGCTTGTACAGTGCCCAGGAAGTTACTTACTTTAATAACTCAGCCCAATCCAGGGGTTTTATCAATGATGCCCTTTCCTATTATAATATGAGTGCGGGTACTACGCAATCCACGGATTCGGAAGGAAATAGCTATACTTTACTTTCCCAAATGGGTAGGATCAATTATTCCTATGATAGCCGTTACTTACTGACCGTAACCGGTAGAAGGGATGGATATTCCGCATTTGGAGCTGATACGGACAAATATGGATTTTTCCCCTCCATGGCCATAGGTTGGAATATCCATAATGAGGAGTTTATGAAAAATCACCCATCCGTAGGGGAACTCAAATTGCGTTTATCCCATGGACAAGCAGGGAACCAAGCCATTGGTGTCAATCAAACTGCCTCCACAGCAGCAACTGTTTTGCAACCTTTTGGAGGAGCAGCCTTAGTAGGAGTTATATATAATTCCCTGGGGAATGCCAACTTGAATTGGGAGACAACGACCTCCACCAACTTGGCATTGGATTTTGGTGTGGTAAATAACCGTGTACGAGGTACGGTTGAAGTATATAAAACCAAAACCAAGGACATATTGCTTAGAAGAAACCTACCAACTGTAACAGGGTATGGAAGTGTTTTGACTAATTTAGGAGAAATGCAGAATAAGGGTATTGAATTTACCATTAATACGGTAAATATTGAGAATAAGGATTTTTCCTGGGAAACCTCTTTAAACTTTTCTACTTATAAAAATGAGATTCTTGAATTGTATGGTGATGGCCAGGATGATGTTGGTAACCGTTGGTTTATTGGAGAACCTCTCCGGGTGATTTATGACTATGAGAAATTAGGCATTTGGCAAGAAGGTGAGGACGCTTCTGATACAGACCCATTGGCCAATCCTGGAGATATCAAATTCAGGGATCAAAATAATGATGGTCAAATTACTGATGCAGATAGGGTAATTGTAGGTCAAGTAGACCCCAAGTGGATAGGAGGTCTGACTAATACCTTCAGGTACAAAAATTGGAACTTAAGTGTATTTATCCAAACCTCCCAGGGAGGCATGAAAAACAATAATAACCTTACCTATGCTGATGAGGCAGGAAGGAGAAACCTACCAGCTGAATTTAATTACTGGACCCCTGAAAACCCGAGCAATTATTGGCCTTCATTAGCAGCTTTTAGGAATTATAGAGGTTATGGATTTGCAGAAGATTACAGCTATGTGCGGATCAAAGATGCACGCTTGAGTTATGTGGTGCCTGCTTATATGTTGGAGAAATACCACATCAAAGGTTTGACGGTTTATGCCGCTGGCAGGAACCTGCACACCTTTACGGACTGGTTTGGATGGGATCCGGAAAACAACTACTCTCCCAGAGGTTCCGGTGACTGGACCAACAATTATCCATTGGTTAGATCCATTTCCTTTGGTATTAACCTGACCCTGTAA
- a CDS encoding 3-keto-disaccharide hydrolase, which yields MLASEIKVDKLIVGILLLGISFSCASGNSKANKKWISLFNGKNLEGWVPKIHHHELGDNYAKTFRVVNDKIQVNYEGYEGFEERYGHLFYKQPFSSFHLKWEYRFTEEWLEDAPSYTYRNSGVMFHSQSPESIFKEQDWPISVEFQMLAEVEEGVERPTGNMCSPGTEVFYNGEMDPRHCINSSSPTYKWNAWVKADLIVYEDSLVTHLINGDTVLQYTKPQIGGGVVNGYDPKVKKDGKPLRQGYIGLQSEGQGVEFRKIEILDLK from the coding sequence ATGCTAGCAAGTGAAATTAAAGTAGATAAGCTAATTGTAGGAATCCTTCTATTGGGAATAAGCTTTTCCTGCGCTTCCGGGAATTCAAAAGCAAATAAAAAATGGATTTCCTTATTTAACGGGAAAAACCTGGAGGGTTGGGTGCCCAAAATCCATCATCATGAATTGGGTGATAATTATGCCAAAACATTCAGGGTTGTAAATGATAAAATCCAGGTTAATTATGAAGGCTATGAAGGTTTTGAGGAACGGTATGGGCATTTGTTTTATAAACAGCCATTTTCTTCATTTCACTTGAAATGGGAATATCGTTTTACAGAAGAATGGCTGGAAGATGCCCCTAGCTATACCTATCGCAATAGTGGAGTAATGTTTCATTCCCAGTCACCAGAAAGTATTTTCAAAGAACAGGATTGGCCAATATCCGTGGAATTTCAGATGTTGGCAGAAGTGGAAGAAGGAGTAGAAAGGCCGACCGGTAATATGTGTTCACCAGGAACAGAGGTGTTTTACAATGGAGAAATGGATCCCAGACATTGTATCAACTCTTCATCACCCACATATAAATGGAATGCATGGGTGAAAGCTGATTTGATTGTTTATGAGGACAGTTTGGTCACTCACTTAATAAATGGGGATACGGTATTGCAATACACTAAACCCCAAATCGGTGGAGGAGTGGTAAATGGGTATGACCCTAAAGTGAAAAAAGACGGGAAACCATTAAGGCAAGGTTATATTGGTTTACAGTCAGAAGGGCAAGGTGTGGAGTTTAGAAAAATTGAGATATTAGATTTGAAATAA
- a CDS encoding DUF4998 domain-containing protein, with amino-acid sequence MIKHINKYILALSLLTMAFWSCSEMDAYKDFVPNGEKTYSGKIDSLQIIGGENKVMIWGLFKADPKIEQARISWNAGAESVTVPVERTSAVDTMKYVIEGLEENNYTFEVVTIDNQGNESVPVFATGAAYGERYQNSLNQRPLEASNLTVWNSNTKLVFGEADEASGAIYTEVKYIDVNEDEHTIQIPIDVSEVVLENYQVGNEFKVRTYYKPEQHSLDTFPSSFEAIVPKVTYMRNMQVPFEAATRSGRWGTQAGWITNDAAKIHNGQGGWDEWNNNIFNLESGWGAPAVSNGKIYQTFEVPAGSFTFKIKDLMNTNLTENDNAYLVVAYGDELPDVENIDSAIGYSHIYSGKSVLDLKVDFEIQDGPVQIAVGYLTTQPDGWPGRYCNIRAFDFVQN; translated from the coding sequence ATGATCAAGCATATCAATAAATATATTTTGGCATTGTCCCTGCTCACCATGGCCTTCTGGTCATGCAGTGAGATGGATGCCTACAAGGATTTTGTCCCCAATGGCGAAAAGACCTATAGTGGAAAAATCGATTCCCTTCAGATAATTGGAGGGGAAAATAAAGTAATGATTTGGGGGCTGTTTAAAGCAGATCCCAAAATAGAGCAAGCCAGAATTTCCTGGAATGCCGGAGCGGAATCTGTTACGGTTCCAGTTGAAAGGACTTCTGCTGTGGATACGATGAAATATGTCATCGAAGGTTTGGAGGAGAACAATTATACCTTTGAAGTAGTAACCATAGACAATCAAGGTAATGAATCTGTACCCGTGTTTGCAACGGGTGCTGCTTATGGAGAGCGGTACCAGAATTCTTTGAACCAAAGACCTTTGGAGGCCTCTAACTTGACTGTTTGGAATTCTAATACCAAATTGGTTTTTGGAGAAGCAGATGAAGCTTCCGGGGCAATCTACACTGAAGTCAAATACATTGATGTAAATGAGGATGAGCACACGATTCAGATCCCAATTGATGTTTCGGAGGTAGTATTGGAAAATTATCAAGTGGGTAATGAATTTAAGGTCAGAACCTACTACAAGCCTGAACAACACAGCTTGGACACTTTCCCTTCCAGTTTTGAAGCTATTGTGCCTAAAGTTACTTATATGCGAAATATGCAGGTTCCATTTGAAGCAGCTACTAGGAGTGGACGTTGGGGAACGCAAGCTGGATGGATCACTAATGATGCAGCAAAAATCCATAATGGCCAGGGAGGCTGGGACGAATGGAATAATAATATTTTCAACCTTGAATCAGGTTGGGGTGCTCCTGCTGTTTCTAATGGAAAGATTTATCAGACTTTTGAGGTACCTGCAGGGAGCTTTACCTTTAAGATTAAGGATCTTATGAATACCAATTTGACTGAAAATGATAATGCTTACTTGGTTGTAGCCTATGGAGATGAGTTGCCGGATGTGGAAAATATTGATTCTGCAATAGGTTATAGCCATATCTATAGTGGAAAATCCGTTCTTGATTTAAAAGTTGATTTTGAAATTCAAGATGGACCGGTACAAATAGCAGTGGGTTACCTGACAACGCAGCCAGATGGTTGGCCAGGTAGGTATTGCAATATCCGTGCATTTGATTTTGTACAGAATTAA
- a CDS encoding DUF5000 domain-containing lipoprotein: MKLFQKYKYIMAMSLLAGTWACEVEEIHSPYSDSGKAPGMVYETTVENLPGKAKISYALPDDGDLLYVKAEFERSNGKTAEVKSSYYNNSLMVEGFADTEEHEVKLYAVNRAQQESEPVTVTIKPEKAPLWDVYESMEVKASFGGIQVDALNPNREDVAILIMEQNEYGEWVADPNSIYTSTDSIDYALRGMDTLKHEFAFTVRDRWLNYTDTVFSDIYPLYESALPKSNYRGVHLPGDAPHHPSTSMAGMWDGEIMNWPAIYMTQSIISGPHTITIDTGVEAKMSRIVIWDYPEYFNGRTYYYLGNLKKFEVWGSNDPPSDGSYDNWVKLGTYNATKPSGLPFGQQSDEDYRVAVEGFNWEFDIDAPKVRYLRIRSIQNWGGSSYMAIGEIQVYGDPR; encoded by the coding sequence ATGAAATTATTCCAAAAATATAAATACATCATGGCCATGTCCCTCTTAGCAGGGACCTGGGCCTGTGAGGTAGAAGAAATCCATTCACCTTATTCGGATTCCGGTAAGGCACCTGGAATGGTATATGAAACCACTGTAGAAAACCTTCCTGGGAAAGCAAAGATTTCCTATGCGCTTCCAGATGATGGGGATTTATTGTATGTCAAAGCAGAATTTGAGCGATCAAACGGAAAGACTGCAGAGGTGAAATCCTCCTACTATAACAATTCCCTTATGGTGGAAGGCTTCGCCGATACTGAGGAACATGAGGTGAAATTATATGCAGTAAACCGGGCTCAGCAAGAATCAGAACCGGTTACAGTAACCATCAAACCAGAAAAAGCTCCATTATGGGATGTTTATGAATCCATGGAGGTGAAAGCTTCTTTTGGAGGAATCCAGGTCGATGCATTAAATCCCAACAGGGAAGATGTTGCCATTCTAATCATGGAGCAGAATGAATATGGGGAATGGGTGGCTGACCCTAATAGTATTTATACTTCTACAGATTCCATTGATTATGCCCTTCGCGGGATGGATACCTTAAAGCATGAATTTGCCTTTACAGTAAGAGATAGATGGCTGAATTATACAGACACTGTTTTTTCGGATATTTATCCACTTTATGAATCAGCCTTGCCTAAGTCAAACTATAGAGGAGTCCATCTCCCTGGCGATGCTCCCCATCACCCATCCACTTCTATGGCTGGTATGTGGGATGGAGAAATCATGAACTGGCCAGCCATATACATGACCCAATCTATAATATCCGGTCCACATACCATTACTATTGATACAGGAGTGGAAGCAAAAATGAGCCGAATTGTCATTTGGGACTATCCAGAGTATTTTAATGGAAGGACTTACTATTACTTGGGTAACCTGAAAAAATTTGAAGTATGGGGTTCTAATGACCCACCATCTGATGGAAGTTATGACAACTGGGTGAAATTGGGTACTTATAATGCAACCAAACCTTCTGGATTGCCCTTTGGTCAACAAAGTGACGAAGATTACCGCGTAGCTGTAGAAGGCTTCAATTGGGAGTTTGATATCGATGCTCCTAAGGTAAGGTATTTGAGAATCCGGTCTATACAAAATTGGGGGGGTAGTTCCTATATGGCCATTGGAGAAATCCAGGTTTATGGTGATCCAAGATAA
- a CDS encoding RagB/SusD family nutrient uptake outer membrane protein, producing the protein MMNKFQYKITACALGLMGLLGGTACESFVDVVPDNVATIDHAFKLRNEAEKYLFTCYSYMPNNGDPNGNLGFLAGDEMWIPYQTSLLSNPFEIARGNQRVSNPYVDVWNGGIFVGIRHCNIFIENLEQGAVPDLGEIERRRWIGEAEFLKAYFHFYLLRMYGPIPIVDENLPIDAPEELVNVERQPVDEVVSYISDLLDQSAEKLPMSISDRITELGRVTRPVAKGLKAKLLLMAASPLFNGNPDMASLKSPGGEQLFNLDYDENKWRLAADAAEEAIAVAEEAGHKLYEFNEVGVEITDTTRTELSIRQAVCERWNLEHVWGNSNSPAGWDLQANAMAPLSTQHNHNNARKIFSAPLKIARQFYSENGVPINEDRTLDFSDIDELRIATSEERFYIEEGFETARINFDREPRFYASLSFDGGKWYKYDSPSNSDEDTYVVRSKFVDYAGSNHAFHKNVTGYFIKKLVDWNQAMSSSGANYRTYDWPEIRLADLYLMYAEALNEVEGPNATVFEYLDKIRERAGLAGVQEAWQNYSTQPDKYSTKNGLREIIHQERLIELAFEGHRLWDLKRWKKANEMLNQPIQGWNMQGETTNSYYQVNTIYSQKFVSPRDYFWPINEGTLIQNPNLVQNVGW; encoded by the coding sequence ATGATGAATAAATTTCAATATAAAATAACAGCTTGTGCCCTGGGTCTTATGGGACTGTTGGGTGGAACAGCTTGCGAGAGTTTTGTGGATGTGGTGCCGGATAATGTGGCCACCATTGACCATGCTTTTAAACTGAGAAATGAAGCGGAAAAATACCTGTTTACCTGTTATTCCTATATGCCAAATAATGGCGATCCCAACGGGAATTTAGGTTTTTTGGCTGGGGATGAAATGTGGATTCCCTATCAAACAAGTTTACTGAGTAACCCTTTTGAAATTGCAAGAGGGAACCAAAGAGTATCCAATCCCTACGTGGATGTATGGAATGGAGGGATTTTCGTAGGAATCCGCCATTGTAATATTTTCATAGAAAATTTGGAACAAGGAGCCGTTCCTGATCTTGGTGAAATCGAAAGAAGAAGATGGATTGGTGAGGCGGAGTTTTTGAAAGCTTATTTTCATTTCTACCTGTTGAGAATGTATGGGCCAATTCCAATTGTAGATGAGAATTTACCCATTGATGCTCCTGAAGAGTTGGTCAATGTGGAGAGACAGCCTGTGGATGAGGTGGTTAGTTATATTTCCGATTTATTGGATCAATCAGCAGAAAAACTCCCTATGTCCATATCTGATAGAATTACCGAACTGGGCAGGGTGACCAGACCTGTGGCCAAAGGCCTCAAAGCTAAGTTGCTTTTGATGGCTGCCAGTCCATTATTTAATGGTAACCCGGATATGGCTTCCTTAAAAAGTCCAGGGGGAGAACAGTTGTTTAATTTGGACTATGATGAAAACAAATGGAGGTTGGCGGCGGATGCTGCAGAAGAAGCTATTGCTGTTGCTGAGGAAGCAGGTCATAAATTGTATGAGTTCAATGAAGTTGGTGTTGAAATTACCGATACCACCAGAACTGAACTGAGCATTCGTCAGGCAGTTTGTGAGCGATGGAACTTAGAACATGTTTGGGGAAATTCAAATTCTCCAGCTGGCTGGGATTTACAGGCCAATGCCATGGCGCCACTTTCTACCCAACATAATCACAATAATGCCAGAAAAATCTTTTCAGCCCCTCTTAAAATTGCCCGTCAGTTTTATTCTGAAAATGGGGTGCCTATCAATGAGGACAGAACTTTGGACTTCAGTGATATCGATGAATTGAGAATTGCCACCTCTGAAGAGCGCTTCTATATAGAGGAAGGATTTGAAACAGCAAGAATCAATTTTGACCGGGAACCACGATTCTATGCTTCTTTAAGTTTTGATGGCGGAAAATGGTATAAGTATGATAGCCCTTCCAATTCCGATGAAGATACCTATGTGGTAAGGTCTAAGTTTGTGGACTATGCAGGAAGTAACCATGCATTCCATAAAAATGTAACCGGTTATTTTATTAAAAAACTGGTGGATTGGAACCAAGCAATGAGTAGTTCAGGTGCCAATTACAGAACTTATGACTGGCCTGAGATCAGGTTGGCTGACCTTTACCTGATGTATGCAGAAGCCCTTAATGAGGTGGAAGGCCCTAATGCTACGGTATTTGAATATTTGGATAAGATCCGTGAAAGAGCTGGATTGGCCGGGGTTCAGGAGGCTTGGCAAAATTACTCCACCCAACCTGATAAGTACAGCACCAAAAACGGTTTGCGTGAAATTATCCATCAGGAAAGATTAATCGAATTGGCCTTTGAAGGCCACAGGTTATGGGATCTTAAAAGGTGGAAAAAAGCCAATGAAATGTTGAACCAGCCTATCCAAGGTTGGAATATGCAGGGTGAAACTACCAACAGCTATTATCAGGTTAATACCATCTATTCCCAAAAATTTGTTTCTCCTAGGGATTATTTCTGGCCGATCAATGAGGGAACTTTAATTCAAAATCCCAACCTGGTTCAAAATGTAGGTTGGTAA